TTTGTCAATTCCATTGAGAAATTTGCAGGCTATGAACCAATCTTAGAATTAAACGAAGATGAAGGTGGCTATCTAAAGGTTGAAATACCAGCGGATCTTCCTTCACACCAGAGAGAAATGACGCAGTTATTCTTCGAATCATTTTTCTTAGGTATGGCAAACTTATCGGAGAACTCTTCTGAGTTCGTCCAAACCAGAGTTATCACAGAAAACTAACACGGAGGAAAACATTATGTTAAAAATGACTCTTAACAACTTGCAACTTTTCGCCCACAAAAAAGGTGGAGGTTCTACATCAAACGGACGCGATTCACAAGCGAAACGTCTTGGAGCTAAAGCAGCTGACGGACAAACTGTAACAGGTGGATCAATCCTTTACCGTCAACGTGGTACACACATCTATCCAGGTGTAAACGTTGGACGTGGTGGGGACGATACTTTGTTCGCTAAAGTTGAAGG
This genomic stretch from Streptococcus sp. 1643 harbors:
- the rpmA gene encoding 50S ribosomal protein L27, with the translated sequence MLKMTLNNLQLFAHKKGGGSTSNGRDSQAKRLGAKAADGQTVTGGSILYRQRGTHIYPGVNVGRGGDDTLFAKVEGVVRFERKGRDKKQVSVYPIAK
- a CDS encoding ribosomal-processing cysteine protease Prp, whose translation is MIQAVFERAEDGELRSAEITGHAESGEYGLDVVCASVSTLAINFVNSIEKFAGYEPILELNEDEGGYLKVEIPADLPSHQREMTQLFFESFFLGMANLSENSSEFVQTRVITEN